The following are encoded in a window of Shewanella psychrotolerans genomic DNA:
- the nusG gene encoding transcription termination/antitermination protein NusG, whose translation MTEAKKRWYVVQAFSGYEGRVCKSLLEHIKMHEMEHYFGEVLVPTEEVVEMRAGQRRKSERKFFPGYVLVQMEMNDESWHLVKSIPRVMGFIGGTSDRPAPISDKEADAILQRLQETTESPTHRVMFEPGEVVRVTDGPFADFNGTVEEVDYEKNRVKVSVMIFGRSTPVELDFGQIEKS comes from the coding sequence ATGACTGAAGCAAAAAAAAGATGGTATGTGGTTCAGGCCTTTTCTGGTTATGAAGGTCGTGTGTGCAAATCATTGCTTGAACACATCAAAATGCACGAAATGGAGCATTACTTTGGTGAGGTTTTAGTACCTACTGAAGAAGTGGTCGAAATGCGCGCTGGTCAGCGCCGTAAGAGCGAACGCAAATTTTTCCCTGGCTATGTATTAGTTCAGATGGAAATGAATGACGAAAGCTGGCATTTAGTGAAAAGCATCCCGCGTGTGATGGGGTTCATTGGCGGTACTTCAGATCGTCCAGCACCGATTTCTGACAAAGAAGCCGATGCGATTTTGCAACGCCTTCAAGAAACGACTGAGTCTCCAACTCATCGCGTTATGTTTGAGCCTGGTGAAGTAGTACGTGTTACCGACGGTCCTTTCGCAGACTTTAATGGTACTGTGGAAGAAGTCGATTACGAGAAGAACCGCGTTAAAGTGTCTGTGATGATTTTCGGTCGTTCGACGCCTGTAGAACTTGATTTTGGTCAGATCGAAAAAAGCTGA
- the tuf gene encoding elongation factor Tu, which translates to MAKEKFERSKPHVNVGTIGHVDHGKTTLTAAISAVLAKTHGGEVKNFAQIDNAPEERERGITINTSHIEYDTPTRHYAHVDCPGHADYVKNMITGAAQMDGAILVVASTDGPMPQTREHILLSRQVGVPFIIVFMNKCDMVDDEELLELVEMEVRELLSEYDFPGDDLPVIQGSALKALEGEPEWEAKIIELADALDTYIPEPERAIDGAFILPIEDVFSISGRGTVVTGRVERGIVRVGDEVEIVGIKDTTKTTCTGVEMFRKLLDEGRAGENCGVLLRGTKRDEVERGQVLAKPGSITPHTTFKSEIYVLSKEEGGRHTPFFKGYRPQFYFRTTDVTGTIELPEGVEMVMPGDNVAMTVTLICPIAMDEGLRFAIREGGRTVGAGVVAEIVA; encoded by the coding sequence ATGGCTAAAGAAAAATTTGAACGTAGCAAACCTCACGTAAACGTGGGCACCATCGGTCACGTTGACCATGGTAAAACAACTCTAACAGCAGCTATCTCAGCTGTATTGGCTAAGACTCACGGTGGTGAAGTTAAGAACTTTGCTCAAATCGATAACGCTCCAGAAGAGCGTGAGCGTGGTATTACCATTAATACTTCTCACATCGAATATGACACACCAACACGTCACTACGCACACGTAGACTGCCCAGGTCACGCGGATTATGTTAAAAACATGATCACTGGTGCTGCACAGATGGACGGCGCAATCCTAGTAGTAGCTTCTACAGATGGTCCAATGCCACAAACTCGTGAGCACATCCTGCTTTCACGTCAGGTTGGCGTACCATTCATCATCGTATTCATGAACAAGTGTGACATGGTTGATGATGAAGAGCTTCTAGAGCTAGTAGAAATGGAAGTTCGTGAACTTCTATCTGAATATGACTTCCCAGGTGATGACCTACCAGTTATCCAAGGTTCTGCGCTTAAAGCACTTGAAGGCGAGCCAGAGTGGGAAGCTAAGATTATTGAACTAGCTGACGCACTAGACACTTACATCCCAGAGCCAGAGCGTGCTATCGACGGTGCATTCATTCTGCCAATCGAAGACGTATTCTCAATTTCAGGCCGTGGTACTGTTGTAACTGGTCGTGTTGAGCGTGGTATCGTACGCGTAGGTGACGAAGTAGAAATCGTAGGTATTAAAGATACGACTAAGACTACTTGTACTGGTGTTGAAATGTTCCGTAAACTGCTTGACGAAGGTCGTGCAGGTGAGAACTGTGGTGTACTACTACGTGGTACTAAGCGTGATGAAGTTGAGCGTGGTCAAGTATTGGCTAAGCCAGGTTCAATCACTCCACACACAACTTTCAAGTCAGAAATCTATGTTCTGTCTAAAGAAGAAGGTGGACGTCATACTCCATTCTTCAAAGGCTACCGTCCACAGTTCTACTTCCGTACAACTGACGTAACCGGTACTATCGAATTGCCAGAAGGCGTAGAGATGGTAATGCCTGGTGATAACGTAGCTATGACTGTTACACTAATCTGCCCAATCGCGATGGACGAAGGTTTACGCTTCGCGATCCGTGAAGGTGGTCGTACAGTTGGTGCTGGTGTTGTTGCAGAGATCGTAGCTTAA
- the rplL gene encoding 50S ribosomal protein L7/L12, protein MSITKDQILEALAAMSVMEVVELIEAMEEKFGVSAAAAVVSGGGEAAAAEEKTEFDVILTSHGDNKVAVIKALRGATGLGLKEAKGMAESAPVAVKEAISKEEAEALKTELEAAGAAVEIK, encoded by the coding sequence ATGTCTATCACTAAAGACCAAATCTTAGAAGCCCTTGCAGCAATGTCTGTAATGGAAGTTGTTGAACTAATCGAAGCAATGGAAGAGAAGTTCGGCGTTTCTGCCGCTGCTGCTGTTGTTTCTGGTGGCGGCGAAGCTGCTGCTGCTGAAGAGAAAACAGAATTCGACGTAATTCTTACTTCTCACGGCGACAACAAAGTTGCAGTAATTAAAGCTCTTCGTGGCGCTACAGGTCTAGGCCTGAAAGAAGCTAAAGGTATGGCTGAATCTGCTCCAGTAGCAGTTAAAGAAGCTATCTCTAAAGAAGAAGCTGAAGCTCTTAAGACTGAACTTGAAGCAGCTGGTGCTGCAGTAGAGATCAAGTAA
- the birA gene encoding bifunctional biotin--[acetyl-CoA-carboxylase] ligase/biotin operon repressor BirA has translation MHDQWQRKRAIIAELSRGGFISGEVLAANLGISRAAVSKHIASLEEFGVDVFSVKGKGYKLATPLSLIDEKRLKKSLNARCFYFDDIVSTNAFLLDHVNDLASGDICVAEHQSAGRGRRGRTWVSPYGGHLYASLYWQFSQGMAQAMGLSLVVACSLVTVLRNMGVAGVGVKWPNDIYLNHKKLAGVLIEMNGQADSLCNVVIGIGVNMSMPEQQSEKIDQPWSDLSELTEMPDKTSMMIQLQQQLVIDLEQFESDGLKVFKQRWRDVDLFDGQPIKLLMGDNVVEGICCGIDEQGAVLLETAQGVKAYVGGEISLRAQ, from the coding sequence ATGCATGATCAGTGGCAGCGTAAACGTGCAATTATTGCCGAATTAAGTCGCGGGGGCTTCATTTCTGGAGAGGTGTTAGCTGCTAACCTTGGCATTTCTCGTGCTGCGGTAAGCAAGCATATAGCGAGTTTAGAAGAGTTTGGCGTTGACGTTTTTAGCGTTAAGGGAAAAGGATATAAGCTCGCGACGCCCCTAAGCTTGATTGATGAAAAGCGGTTAAAGAAGTCGTTAAATGCGAGGTGTTTCTATTTTGACGACATTGTGTCAACCAATGCTTTCCTACTGGATCATGTTAACGACCTAGCCAGTGGTGACATCTGTGTCGCGGAGCATCAATCGGCAGGGCGTGGACGTCGTGGACGTACCTGGGTATCACCTTATGGTGGCCATCTTTATGCATCGCTTTATTGGCAGTTTTCTCAAGGCATGGCGCAAGCCATGGGGCTTAGTCTTGTCGTTGCATGTTCACTGGTTACTGTATTGCGCAACATGGGCGTGGCTGGAGTTGGTGTTAAGTGGCCTAATGACATCTATTTAAATCATAAGAAGCTAGCAGGCGTGTTAATTGAAATGAACGGTCAGGCCGATAGTCTTTGTAATGTAGTGATCGGTATTGGTGTGAATATGTCGATGCCAGAGCAACAATCTGAAAAGATTGATCAGCCGTGGAGCGATCTGTCTGAATTAACCGAAATGCCTGATAAAACGTCTATGATGATTCAGTTACAGCAGCAGTTGGTTATCGATCTTGAGCAGTTTGAAAGCGATGGATTAAAAGTATTTAAACAGCGTTGGCGTGATGTTGATCTATTTGACGGCCAGCCCATTAAACTATTAATGGGCGACAATGTCGTTGAAGGTATTTGTTGCGGTATAGATGAGCAAGGAGCCGTTTTACTGGAAACGGCTCAAGGTGTTAAAGCTTATGTCGGCGGTGAAATATCACTCCGTGCCCAATAG
- the rplA gene encoding 50S ribosomal protein L1 yields the protein MAKLTKRARLIREKVEVTKSYDINEAVALLKELATAKFVESVDVAVNLGVDPRKSDQNVRGATVLPHGTGRDVRVAVFTQGANADAAKEAGAELVGMDDLAAQVKAGEMNFDVVIASPDAMRVVGQLGQILGPRGLMPNPKTGTVTPNVAEAVKNAKAGQVRYRNDKNGIIHTTIGKVDFDTVQLKENLEALLGALIKAKPAAAKGVFVKKVSISTTMGAGVAVDQGTLTPAA from the coding sequence ATGGCAAAGCTAACTAAACGCGCGCGTTTGATCCGCGAAAAAGTAGAAGTAACTAAGAGCTACGACATCAACGAAGCTGTTGCACTACTTAAAGAACTAGCTACTGCTAAGTTCGTTGAGAGTGTTGACGTAGCGGTTAACCTAGGTGTTGACCCACGTAAATCTGACCAAAACGTGCGTGGTGCTACTGTACTTCCACACGGTACTGGTCGTGACGTACGTGTTGCTGTGTTCACTCAAGGCGCTAACGCTGACGCTGCTAAAGAAGCTGGTGCTGAACTTGTTGGTATGGATGACCTTGCTGCACAAGTTAAAGCTGGCGAAATGAACTTCGACGTAGTTATCGCATCTCCAGATGCAATGCGCGTTGTTGGTCAGTTAGGTCAAATCTTAGGCCCACGTGGTCTAATGCCTAACCCTAAAACTGGTACTGTAACGCCAAACGTTGCAGAAGCAGTTAAGAACGCTAAAGCGGGTCAAGTGCGTTACCGCAATGACAAGAACGGTATTATCCACACTACTATCGGTAAAGTGGACTTCGATACTGTTCAATTAAAAGAAAACCTAGAAGCTCTACTTGGCGCGCTTATCAAAGCTAAGCCTGCAGCAGCTAAAGGCGTTTTCGTTAAGAAAGTGAGCATCTCTACCACTATGGGTGCAGGTGTTGCGGTTGATCAGGGTACCCTGACTCCAGCGGCTTAA
- the rplJ gene encoding 50S ribosomal protein L10, whose translation MALRLEDKKAIVAEVNEAAKGALSAVVADSRGVTVGDMTGLRKAAREAGVYVKVVRNTLVKRAVEGTAFECLNDTFTGPTLIAFSNEHPGAAARLLKDFAKAQGNFEIKAAAFEGELIPADNIDRLAKLPTYEEALAQFMMTLKEASAGKFVRTLAALRDQKEAA comes from the coding sequence ATGGCATTAAGACTCGAAGACAAAAAAGCGATTGTTGCTGAAGTCAACGAAGCTGCCAAAGGTGCTTTATCTGCAGTTGTAGCCGATTCACGCGGTGTAACTGTAGGTGATATGACCGGTCTTCGTAAAGCCGCTCGTGAAGCTGGTGTGTACGTTAAAGTTGTACGTAACACTCTAGTTAAACGCGCTGTTGAAGGTACTGCTTTTGAGTGCCTAAATGATACGTTTACTGGTCCTACTTTGATCGCATTCTCTAATGAGCATCCAGGTGCAGCAGCGCGTCTTCTTAAAGACTTCGCTAAAGCACAAGGTAACTTTGAGATCAAAGCAGCAGCCTTTGAAGGGGAATTAATCCCTGCAGATAACATTGATCGTTTAGCAAAACTACCAACATACGAAGAAGCACTAGCTCAGTTCATGATGACTCTAAAAGAAGCATCTGCTGGCAAGTTCGTTCGTACATTGGCCGCTCTACGCGATCAGAAAGAAGCTGCTTAA
- the murB gene encoding UDP-N-acetylmuramate dehydrogenase, which yields MDTNIYHSLAKLNTLGVDVNCDQLIHASDRKQIVEACLNAKCNEVPLLVLGGGSNIVLTTHFEGTVVVVGSKGIKVTEDANAYSLVVEAGESWHDFVVFCLVNKMPGLENLALIPGSVGAAPIQNIGAYGAEFAQYCEWVEYLDLETGDYQRLSKSECLFGYRDSIFKQVLKHRAVILSVGLRLDKQWNPNLSYGPLKGFDCESVTPQAVFDCICATRQQKLPDPKVLGNVGSFFKNPIVSKSHFEMLQQQYPDIVGYVVDDDEVKLAAGWLIEQAGLKGSSVGGASVHSLQALVLVNRNQATGDDVCQLARHIIATIQTHFMVVLEVEPRIIGASGQKEIDDA from the coding sequence ATGGATACCAACATTTACCATTCACTCGCTAAGCTAAATACTCTAGGCGTAGACGTTAATTGTGATCAGCTGATCCATGCATCTGATCGCAAGCAGATAGTCGAAGCCTGTCTCAATGCTAAATGTAACGAAGTACCTTTGCTAGTGCTTGGTGGCGGCAGTAATATCGTGCTTACAACTCACTTCGAAGGTACTGTCGTGGTGGTTGGCAGTAAGGGTATCAAAGTTACTGAAGATGCTAACGCCTATAGCTTAGTCGTTGAAGCAGGCGAAAGTTGGCATGATTTTGTCGTATTTTGTCTGGTAAATAAGATGCCGGGGCTAGAAAATCTAGCATTAATTCCTGGTTCTGTTGGCGCTGCACCGATACAGAATATTGGAGCCTATGGTGCCGAGTTTGCCCAATACTGTGAGTGGGTTGAATATCTCGATCTGGAAACCGGTGATTATCAGCGTCTTAGTAAGTCTGAATGCCTTTTTGGATATCGAGACTCGATATTTAAGCAGGTATTAAAGCACAGGGCGGTGATTTTGAGTGTTGGATTACGGCTTGATAAGCAATGGAATCCCAATCTAAGCTACGGCCCTTTAAAGGGATTTGATTGTGAGAGTGTTACCCCTCAGGCTGTATTTGATTGCATCTGCGCGACACGTCAACAAAAGCTACCTGATCCTAAGGTATTGGGGAATGTAGGCAGTTTTTTCAAAAATCCTATCGTTAGTAAATCACACTTCGAAATGTTGCAACAGCAGTATCCTGATATCGTCGGTTATGTGGTCGATGACGATGAAGTGAAACTGGCTGCTGGTTGGTTAATAGAGCAGGCGGGTCTTAAGGGCTCTTCTGTAGGCGGTGCTTCAGTGCATTCACTGCAGGCGCTCGTACTGGTGAATAGAAATCAAGCGACCGGTGACGATGTTTGCCAATTGGCACGCCATATTATCGCGACGATACAAACGCATTTTATGGTGGTGCTAGAAGTCGAACCTCGAATTATTGGTGCGTCAGGGCAAAAGGAGATTGATGATGCATGA
- the secE gene encoding preprotein translocase subunit SecE, which translates to MTTNTENQGNSLDIVKWGLVVILLAAAIIANQMYSEASVLVRAIGVVVAFAVAGFIALQTVKGKEALTFARESHIEVRKVVWPTRQEALNTTFIVLAATGILALILWGMDAVLLRIVNFITGV; encoded by the coding sequence ATGACAACAAATACTGAAAACCAGGGTAATTCTCTGGATATCGTAAAATGGGGCCTAGTAGTGATTCTACTGGCGGCTGCCATTATTGCTAATCAAATGTATAGCGAAGCTAGCGTATTGGTTCGTGCTATCGGTGTCGTAGTGGCATTCGCAGTAGCCGGCTTTATTGCTCTTCAAACCGTGAAGGGCAAGGAAGCGCTGACATTTGCTCGCGAATCTCACATTGAAGTTCGTAAAGTGGTTTGGCCTACGCGTCAAGAAGCCCTAAATACGACATTCATCGTTCTAGCGGCAACAGGTATACTGGCATTGATCCTTTGGGGTATGGATGCGGTATTGCTGAGAATTGTTAATTTTATTACAGGCGTATAG
- the rplK gene encoding 50S ribosomal protein L11 has protein sequence MAKKVDGYIKLQVAAGAANPSPPVGPALGQKGVNIMEFCKAFNARTEKFEKGMPIPVVITVYTDRSFTFETKTPPASFLLLKAAGLKSGSGRPNTEKVGTIKRSAVQEIAETKAADMTGADIEAMTRSIEGTARSMGLVVED, from the coding sequence ATGGCAAAGAAAGTTGATGGTTACATCAAACTACAAGTAGCAGCCGGTGCTGCAAATCCGTCGCCACCAGTTGGTCCAGCATTGGGTCAGAAGGGTGTTAACATCATGGAATTCTGTAAAGCATTCAACGCTCGTACTGAAAAGTTCGAGAAAGGTATGCCAATTCCTGTTGTTATCACTGTTTACACTGATCGCTCTTTCACTTTTGAAACTAAGACGCCACCTGCTTCATTCCTACTGCTTAAAGCAGCGGGTCTTAAGTCTGGTTCAGGCCGTCCTAACACTGAAAAAGTGGGAACTATCAAGCGTAGCGCTGTCCAGGAAATCGCTGAGACTAAAGCCGCTGATATGACTGGTGCTGATATTGAAGCGATGACTCGCTCAATTGAAGGTACTGCGCGTTCAATGGGTTTGGTAGTAGAGGATTAA
- the coaA gene encoding type I pantothenate kinase: MQATNQIHNALYLAFERQQWAELRKSVPLMLSETDLADLRGINESISLDEVTDIYLPLSRLLNLIVGGKQQRGLVLSQFLGRKPPKRPYIISIAGSVAVGKSTTARILQALLRQWPEHPKVDLVTTDGFLYPLAELKRRGLLQRKGFPESYDMKMLVEFISKIKAGESLVHAPIYSHISYDRITDTNQIIQQPDILIIEGLNVLQTGQDTHVAIQQPFVSDFVDFSIYVDAEESLLKNWYISRFLKFRSGAFSDPNSYFHHYSELDDNEATKIAANIWDSINGPNLNLNILPTRDRAHLILRKGTDHLMNQVLLRK; encoded by the coding sequence ATGCAAGCCACAAACCAAATTCACAACGCGTTATATCTCGCTTTCGAGCGTCAACAATGGGCGGAACTCAGAAAATCTGTACCGTTAATGTTAAGCGAAACAGATCTAGCAGATTTACGCGGTATAAATGAGTCCATCTCCTTAGATGAAGTCACAGACATTTACCTACCACTGAGTCGATTATTAAATCTAATCGTGGGGGGGAAGCAACAGCGCGGATTGGTACTCAGTCAATTCCTTGGACGAAAGCCGCCAAAACGCCCCTATATTATCAGTATTGCTGGTAGCGTAGCGGTGGGTAAAAGTACGACTGCTCGTATCTTACAGGCGTTACTTAGACAATGGCCTGAACACCCAAAAGTAGACTTAGTCACTACAGATGGCTTCTTATATCCATTAGCGGAACTGAAACGTCGCGGACTATTGCAACGTAAAGGCTTTCCTGAAAGTTATGATATGAAGATGCTGGTCGAATTTATCTCTAAGATAAAGGCGGGAGAAAGTCTGGTTCACGCGCCAATCTACTCACATATTAGTTACGATAGAATTACCGATACAAATCAAATCATTCAACAACCTGATATTTTAATTATTGAAGGACTTAATGTTTTACAAACAGGACAAGATACTCATGTTGCAATTCAACAGCCTTTTGTCTCTGATTTTGTCGACTTTTCCATTTATGTTGATGCAGAAGAATCGCTGCTAAAAAATTGGTATATATCGAGATTTTTGAAATTTAGAAGCGGCGCCTTTAGTGATCCTAATTCTTATTTCCATCATTATTCTGAATTGGATGACAATGAAGCAACCAAGATTGCGGCCAATATTTGGGACAGTATTAACGGTCCCAATCTGAATTTAAACATATTGCCGACACGCGACAGAGCTCATCTTATTCTCCGTAAAGGTACTGATCATTTGATGAACCAGGTTCTCTTACGGAAATAG